In one window of Gossypium hirsutum isolate 1008001.06 chromosome A01, Gossypium_hirsutum_v2.1, whole genome shotgun sequence DNA:
- the LOC107963481 gene encoding uncharacterized protein — protein MLRNSLANPTPHFAFYYITVPFRAQGRNKDQDPKTRSQNLMANLRTSSKDGRRLKPNEGCERHPKHKQSPGVCSLCLAQKLSHLSSTHSTTLASSSSSSSSSISSSCSSSSSCSSSPFLPYRFIADSKGTSFSFLLFNGKNLFTKSRSVAWPSRMISKEGDDHKKKKGGFLSKLLHPKNTKTKERCS, from the coding sequence ATGCTACGAAACTCTCTTGCAAACCCAACCCCCCACTTTGCCTTTTATTATATAACAGTTCCTTTTAGAGCCCAAGGTCGCAACAAAGACCAAGACCCTAAAACCAGAAGCCAAAATCTAATGGCAAACTTGAGAACATCGTCAAAGGATGGCCGAAGATTGAAGCCGAATGAAGGATGTGAAAGACACCCAAAGCACAAGCAATCACCAGGGGTTTGTTCACTTTGTTTAGCTCAGAAACTTTCTCACTTATCATCAACTCATTCCACCACTCttgcctcttcttcttcttcttcttcttcttctatatcttcttcttgttcttcatcttcttcctgtTCTTCCTCTCCCTTTCTTCCTTATCGTTTCATTGCAGATTCCAAAggcacttctttttcttttttattgtttaatggcAAGAATTTATTCACTAAGAGCAGATCAGTTGCTTGGCCTTCGAGAATGATAAGCAAAGAAGGCGATGACCATAAGAAGAAAAAAGGCGGGTTCTTGTCCAAGCTGCTTCACCCTAAAAATACAAAGACAAAAGAACGATGCTCATAA